Proteins encoded together in one Gallus gallus isolate bGalGal1 chromosome 18, bGalGal1.mat.broiler.GRCg7b, whole genome shotgun sequence window:
- the MAP2K6 gene encoding dual specificity mitogen-activated protein kinase kinase 6 isoform X2, translating to MQAEMNAEMHRGVKKRIRIGMAGRDAHRGKKRNPGLKIPKEAFEQPQTSSTPPRDLDSKACISIGEENFEVKADDLEPISELGRGAYGVVEKMRHMPSGQIMAVKRIRATVNSQEQKRLLMDLDISMRTVDCPFTVTFYGALFREGDVWICMELMDTSLDKFYKHVIDKGLTIPEDILGKIAVSIVKALEHLHSKLSVIHRDVKPSNVLINTQGQVKMCDFGISGYLVDSVAKTMDAGCKPYMAPERINPELNQKGYSVKSDIWSLGITMIELAILRFPYDSWGTPFQQLKQVVEEPSPQLPADKFSAEFVDFTSQCLKKNSKERPTYPELMQHPFFTLHESKETDVASFVKLILGD from the exons GCAAAAAGAGAAACCCTGGGCTGAAAATTCCTAAAGAAGCATTTGAGCAACCACAGACGAGCTCCAC gCCACCCAGGGATCTAGACTCCAAAGCCTGCATCTCTATTGGTGAGGAG AACTTTGAGGTGAAAGCCGATGACCTGGAGCCCATCTCGGAGCTGGGACGAGGTGCATATGGGGTGGTGGAGAAGATGCGGCACATGCCTAGCGGGCAGATCATGGCAGTGAAG CGCATCCGAGCCACGGTGAACAGCCAAGAACAGAAGAGGTTATTGATGGATCTGGATATCTCCATGAGGACGGTAGATTGCCCCTTCACCGTCACTTTCTATGGAGCACTTTTCCGAGAG GGAGACGTGTGGATTTGCATGGAGCTGATGGATACCTCACTGGACAAATTCTACAAGCACGTCATTGACAAAGGCCTGACAATTCCTGAGGACATCTTAGGGAAAATAGCTGTCTCT ATTGTAAAAGCACTAGAACATCTACACAGTAAGCTCTCCGTGATCCACAGAG ATGTAAAGCCCTCTAACGTGTTGATCAATACGCAGGGGCAGGTGAAAATGTGCGATTTTGGAATTAGCGGTTACCTCGTTGACTCGGTTGCTAAAACCATGGATGCTGGATGCAAACCCTACATGGCT CCTGAAAGAATTAACCCGGAGTTGAACCAGAAGGGGTACAGCGTCAAATCTGATATCTGGAGCCTGGGGATCACAATG ATCGAGCTGGCCATCCTGCGCTTTCCCTACGACTCCTGGGGGACGCCCTTCCAGCAGCTCAAGCAGGTGGTGGAGGAGCCGTCGCCGCAGCTCCCGGCAGACAAGTTCTCAGCAGAGTTCGTCGATTTTACCTCGCAATG ctTGAAGAAGAATTCCAAAGAACGGCCAACATACCCAGAGCTTATG cAACATCCTTTCTTCACCCTGCACGAATCCAAAGAGACAGACGTCGCCTCTTTTGTCAAACTCATCCTGGGAGACTGA
- the MAP2K6 gene encoding dual specificity mitogen-activated protein kinase kinase 6 isoform X3 yields MKLLQNSGDEMKGKKRNPGLKIPKEAFEQPQTSSTPPRDLDSKACISIGEENFEVKADDLEPISELGRGAYGVVEKMRHMPSGQIMAVKRIRATVNSQEQKRLLMDLDISMRTVDCPFTVTFYGALFREGDVWICMELMDTSLDKFYKHVIDKGLTIPEDILGKIAVSIVKALEHLHSKLSVIHRDVKPSNVLINTQGQVKMCDFGISGYLVDSVAKTMDAGCKPYMAPERINPELNQKGYSVKSDIWSLGITMIELAILRFPYDSWGTPFQQLKQVVEEPSPQLPADKFSAEFVDFTSQCLKKNSKERPTYPELMQHPFFTLHESKETDVASFVKLILGD; encoded by the exons GCAAAAAGAGAAACCCTGGGCTGAAAATTCCTAAAGAAGCATTTGAGCAACCACAGACGAGCTCCAC gCCACCCAGGGATCTAGACTCCAAAGCCTGCATCTCTATTGGTGAGGAG AACTTTGAGGTGAAAGCCGATGACCTGGAGCCCATCTCGGAGCTGGGACGAGGTGCATATGGGGTGGTGGAGAAGATGCGGCACATGCCTAGCGGGCAGATCATGGCAGTGAAG CGCATCCGAGCCACGGTGAACAGCCAAGAACAGAAGAGGTTATTGATGGATCTGGATATCTCCATGAGGACGGTAGATTGCCCCTTCACCGTCACTTTCTATGGAGCACTTTTCCGAGAG GGAGACGTGTGGATTTGCATGGAGCTGATGGATACCTCACTGGACAAATTCTACAAGCACGTCATTGACAAAGGCCTGACAATTCCTGAGGACATCTTAGGGAAAATAGCTGTCTCT ATTGTAAAAGCACTAGAACATCTACACAGTAAGCTCTCCGTGATCCACAGAG ATGTAAAGCCCTCTAACGTGTTGATCAATACGCAGGGGCAGGTGAAAATGTGCGATTTTGGAATTAGCGGTTACCTCGTTGACTCGGTTGCTAAAACCATGGATGCTGGATGCAAACCCTACATGGCT CCTGAAAGAATTAACCCGGAGTTGAACCAGAAGGGGTACAGCGTCAAATCTGATATCTGGAGCCTGGGGATCACAATG ATCGAGCTGGCCATCCTGCGCTTTCCCTACGACTCCTGGGGGACGCCCTTCCAGCAGCTCAAGCAGGTGGTGGAGGAGCCGTCGCCGCAGCTCCCGGCAGACAAGTTCTCAGCAGAGTTCGTCGATTTTACCTCGCAATG ctTGAAGAAGAATTCCAAAGAACGGCCAACATACCCAGAGCTTATG cAACATCCTTTCTTCACCCTGCACGAATCCAAAGAGACAGACGTCGCCTCTTTTGTCAAACTCATCCTGGGAGACTGA
- the MAP2K6 gene encoding dual specificity mitogen-activated protein kinase kinase 6 isoform X1 gives MQAEMNAEMHRGVKKRIRIGMAGRDAHRAKGKMSQSRGKKRNPGLKIPKEAFEQPQTSSTPPRDLDSKACISIGEENFEVKADDLEPISELGRGAYGVVEKMRHMPSGQIMAVKRIRATVNSQEQKRLLMDLDISMRTVDCPFTVTFYGALFREGDVWICMELMDTSLDKFYKHVIDKGLTIPEDILGKIAVSIVKALEHLHSKLSVIHRDVKPSNVLINTQGQVKMCDFGISGYLVDSVAKTMDAGCKPYMAPERINPELNQKGYSVKSDIWSLGITMIELAILRFPYDSWGTPFQQLKQVVEEPSPQLPADKFSAEFVDFTSQCLKKNSKERPTYPELMQHPFFTLHESKETDVASFVKLILGD, from the exons GCAAAAAGAGAAACCCTGGGCTGAAAATTCCTAAAGAAGCATTTGAGCAACCACAGACGAGCTCCAC gCCACCCAGGGATCTAGACTCCAAAGCCTGCATCTCTATTGGTGAGGAG AACTTTGAGGTGAAAGCCGATGACCTGGAGCCCATCTCGGAGCTGGGACGAGGTGCATATGGGGTGGTGGAGAAGATGCGGCACATGCCTAGCGGGCAGATCATGGCAGTGAAG CGCATCCGAGCCACGGTGAACAGCCAAGAACAGAAGAGGTTATTGATGGATCTGGATATCTCCATGAGGACGGTAGATTGCCCCTTCACCGTCACTTTCTATGGAGCACTTTTCCGAGAG GGAGACGTGTGGATTTGCATGGAGCTGATGGATACCTCACTGGACAAATTCTACAAGCACGTCATTGACAAAGGCCTGACAATTCCTGAGGACATCTTAGGGAAAATAGCTGTCTCT ATTGTAAAAGCACTAGAACATCTACACAGTAAGCTCTCCGTGATCCACAGAG ATGTAAAGCCCTCTAACGTGTTGATCAATACGCAGGGGCAGGTGAAAATGTGCGATTTTGGAATTAGCGGTTACCTCGTTGACTCGGTTGCTAAAACCATGGATGCTGGATGCAAACCCTACATGGCT CCTGAAAGAATTAACCCGGAGTTGAACCAGAAGGGGTACAGCGTCAAATCTGATATCTGGAGCCTGGGGATCACAATG ATCGAGCTGGCCATCCTGCGCTTTCCCTACGACTCCTGGGGGACGCCCTTCCAGCAGCTCAAGCAGGTGGTGGAGGAGCCGTCGCCGCAGCTCCCGGCAGACAAGTTCTCAGCAGAGTTCGTCGATTTTACCTCGCAATG ctTGAAGAAGAATTCCAAAGAACGGCCAACATACCCAGAGCTTATG cAACATCCTTTCTTCACCCTGCACGAATCCAAAGAGACAGACGTCGCCTCTTTTGTCAAACTCATCCTGGGAGACTGA
- the MAP2K6 gene encoding dual specificity mitogen-activated protein kinase kinase 6 isoform X4, whose translation MGYGPPRDLDSKACISIGEENFEVKADDLEPISELGRGAYGVVEKMRHMPSGQIMAVKRIRATVNSQEQKRLLMDLDISMRTVDCPFTVTFYGALFREGDVWICMELMDTSLDKFYKHVIDKGLTIPEDILGKIAVSIVKALEHLHSKLSVIHRDVKPSNVLINTQGQVKMCDFGISGYLVDSVAKTMDAGCKPYMAPERINPELNQKGYSVKSDIWSLGITMIELAILRFPYDSWGTPFQQLKQVVEEPSPQLPADKFSAEFVDFTSQCLKKNSKERPTYPELMQHPFFTLHESKETDVASFVKLILGD comes from the exons ATGGGGTATGG gCCACCCAGGGATCTAGACTCCAAAGCCTGCATCTCTATTGGTGAGGAG AACTTTGAGGTGAAAGCCGATGACCTGGAGCCCATCTCGGAGCTGGGACGAGGTGCATATGGGGTGGTGGAGAAGATGCGGCACATGCCTAGCGGGCAGATCATGGCAGTGAAG CGCATCCGAGCCACGGTGAACAGCCAAGAACAGAAGAGGTTATTGATGGATCTGGATATCTCCATGAGGACGGTAGATTGCCCCTTCACCGTCACTTTCTATGGAGCACTTTTCCGAGAG GGAGACGTGTGGATTTGCATGGAGCTGATGGATACCTCACTGGACAAATTCTACAAGCACGTCATTGACAAAGGCCTGACAATTCCTGAGGACATCTTAGGGAAAATAGCTGTCTCT ATTGTAAAAGCACTAGAACATCTACACAGTAAGCTCTCCGTGATCCACAGAG ATGTAAAGCCCTCTAACGTGTTGATCAATACGCAGGGGCAGGTGAAAATGTGCGATTTTGGAATTAGCGGTTACCTCGTTGACTCGGTTGCTAAAACCATGGATGCTGGATGCAAACCCTACATGGCT CCTGAAAGAATTAACCCGGAGTTGAACCAGAAGGGGTACAGCGTCAAATCTGATATCTGGAGCCTGGGGATCACAATG ATCGAGCTGGCCATCCTGCGCTTTCCCTACGACTCCTGGGGGACGCCCTTCCAGCAGCTCAAGCAGGTGGTGGAGGAGCCGTCGCCGCAGCTCCCGGCAGACAAGTTCTCAGCAGAGTTCGTCGATTTTACCTCGCAATG ctTGAAGAAGAATTCCAAAGAACGGCCAACATACCCAGAGCTTATG cAACATCCTTTCTTCACCCTGCACGAATCCAAAGAGACAGACGTCGCCTCTTTTGTCAAACTCATCCTGGGAGACTGA